The sequence ATGATCAGGTTTAAGCAACGCCACTGACGTCCGCTCCGCGCTATTCTGTGCGCTTCGGCGGACGAGTTTTTTCACAAGACAACTGGTAACTTCGATAGCAACGATTCGCGCAAGGCAATGCCGATTCGCGTTGCTTCTGTCGCATCATCAAGCGTCAGACTTAATGGCTGCCGATTCTGGATAGCGGCGATAAAATAGGTCGCTTCGGTCAAAAAAGCATCTTGAAAACGATCGAAGAAACTGGGCGTGCAGGTATTGCGAATCCCCGAGGCGTCTGCAATTTCCACGCGATTCTGGCGCGGATTGCGCCCCACAGTCAAGCGCCCTGCCGTACCGGTAATTTCGGTGACTGTCTCATGTCCGTGCGGCATCGTGCGCGAAGCATAAAACGTCGCAATGCAGCCGTTCTCGAACTCACAAATTGCGACACCATTGTCGACGTCTCCACAGGCAACCAATGCAGTATGGACCGCAATAGTGCCACTGGCAAAGACCCGGACCGGCTTAGGATTTCCCAACATCCAGCGTGCCAGATCGATGTCATGCACACTGCAATCGAGAAAAATGCCGCCACTGGTAGGTGCGAATTTAACGAAGAAACCGTCAGGATCCAGCTGGTCGCAGGTCTGTGAATACACCATAAACGGCTGGCCGATGCTACCGGACTGAATTCTTCGGTAGGCATCCTGATAGCTGGCATCGAAACGTCGCACAAAGCCGATCATGACCTTGAGATGCGGATGCAACGCCGCCTCCGCATTCACGCGCAGACAGTCTTCAAGATCCAGCGATAATGGCTTCTCGCAAAACACGTGCTTACCGGCACGCAGTGCCTGAATAATTTGCTGCGGATGCAGGGATGTCGGCGTCACCAAAAACACGATATCAAGTCCGGCGTGCGCTAGCAAAGCCTCATAATCGCTGTACAGGCTATCGATTCCCAGCGCCTCCTTCGCCCATGTCAACTCGCTTTCAAGCGGACTGCAAGCGGCCACTAAAATTGCGCCGGGAACGTGCCGCATCAGGTTCTCAGCATGGCGCCTTCCAAGTCGACCGAGGCCGGCGATTCCAACTTTTAATGACCTTTGGGCGCTCATGCTTGGATATTAATTGCGTTGTTTGACAAATCTATGGTGCGATTTTCACGCCACGATAAGGTCGCAGCTTCTGCCAGGGCTAACGCCTTAACGCCGTCATCAATTGTCGTGCGTACAGTACCGCCATTGATCAGAACATCAAAGAAATGTGCAATTTCCCGCGCATAAGCAGCGCGATAACGCTCTAAAAAAAAATGCTCTGGTTTATCCTGGCTAACATTATTGGCGGTCGAGGACACGACTTCTGTTGGTTTGTGATTTCCTGCCTGCAGCATTCCTTTGCTGCCGAGCACTTCAAAACGCTGGTCATAGCCGTATGCCGCGCGGCGACTGGTATTGATCTGGCACAGGCGACCGCGACGGGTGCGTATCGTTACGACTGCAGAATCGATGTCACCCGCTTCGGCAATCGTCGGATCGCTTAAGCAACTGCCAGTGGCTGAGATACTGACCGCGTCATCCTCTAAGATCCATCGAAAAATATCGAAATCATGAATCAACATGTCTTTGAAAATTCCACCGGAATTTTTTAAATAAGAAACCGGTGGCGCACCGGGGTCACGACTCGTTACCACCAACATTTCCGGCTCGCCTATTTCCCCGGATGCCAGACGAACCTTCAAAGCCTCGAACGTGGGATCGAAGCGCCGCTGGAAGCCGATCATGCAGGTGACCTTCGCTTCGGCTACCGCCAGCGCACATGCCTTGGCACGTGCCAGCGTCAGATCTACCGGCTTCTCACAAAATATGGCTTTACCGGCGGCGACCGCACGCAAAATAAGATCGGCGTGCGTATCGGTGCTGGATGCGATGAGTACTGCACCAATCGAACGATCAGCCAAGGCCGTTTCAATATCAACCACCTGCGCACCGCTTTGCGTTGCGATAGCATGTGCAGCCTCGGCGTTCACATCGCTCACATACTTGAGATTGACGCCCGGTTGCTGAATGAGATTAGCGGCGTGAATTTTACCGATTCGACCTGCTCCGAAAACTGCGACATCGATCATGTTGGTTCTCCGTGATATTTTTATCGTGAGCTCTATTGTAAGCAACAATTCGCCACGAAATGAATTTAATTTCTATTATTTTTTTAATCGAAAATAAATTTCTAAATAAACAAACATCAGTTGTATTTTCACAATGCCAACAGGTCTTGCCTTGAAAACACTCTCTTTTTATCAAAATTCAAGGTAAGGTTAGGGTGTCGCACGCCGCTGAGCTGAAAACGCCGCACAGCTTCGATTGAAAATCTGATTGTAAATAATACTGCACACGATTGGATGATTAACATGCCACGTCCACCATCTGCTTTTTTGCTAAGCGTCACCATTCTGGTACCGCTATTAGGATGCGTGACGCGAGGTGATAGCCCAGGGCCGAAACCGGTTCCCATGACACCGCTCGCACTGGCAAGCGGAAACCTGACGAGAACGATGGCGAACCGCGTCACCGTCACGCTGGATGACGGATATTCGATATTGTTAATGGAGGGAAGTCATTGGCTGTATCGCGGTAGCGTGCCGGATGGTAAAGTTTATCAGCCTAGAAAAGGGACCTTGTTAACTGACGATAAGGACCCGAGAGAATTCAATATTGTGACATCCGGAAAGCAGCTGGTAGGCCTATATTTCCCGGCTGGGCATCGCTATGTGCCCTTGAAGCAAGCGCTATACTTCGTTTTTCAGGATTAAACCGGGAATTAAGGGATACCCGTTTTCTCATTCCCCTTCTATTTTTCCCCTCCTATCATTCCCGTTTTTGCTATTTTCAGATAGCGTTTTGACGCGCCGAATACAATGTCGATAGATGCTTTGGACGCGCATAGAGCTAAAGCCTATGATCGGTTTTGGATGAAATATCGGCTTGAATAGCAAAAGCCCCGGTTTTTGACCAGGGCTTCTTTGTCTTACCAGGCAATTCAACAAACGCGGGGTTATCGCGCCATTCCGCGCTTTGACCATGCGTCCAACTGATGGGGACGCAAACTGTCATAGTCTTCGAACGGCTGATGAATCCATGGGTTGGTCGGC is a genomic window of Glaciimonas sp. PAMC28666 containing:
- a CDS encoding Gfo/Idh/MocA family oxidoreductase, producing the protein MSAQRSLKVGIAGLGRLGRRHAENLMRHVPGAILVAACSPLESELTWAKEALGIDSLYSDYEALLAHAGLDIVFLVTPTSLHPQQIIQALRAGKHVFCEKPLSLDLEDCLRVNAEAALHPHLKVMIGFVRRFDASYQDAYRRIQSGSIGQPFMVYSQTCDQLDPDGFFVKFAPTSGGIFLDCSVHDIDLARWMLGNPKPVRVFASGTIAVHTALVACGDVDNGVAICEFENGCIATFYASRTMPHGHETVTEITGTAGRLTVGRNPRQNRVEIADASGIRNTCTPSFFDRFQDAFLTEATYFIAAIQNRQPLSLTLDDATEATRIGIALRESLLSKLPVVL
- the iolG gene encoding inositol 2-dehydrogenase: MIDVAVFGAGRIGKIHAANLIQQPGVNLKYVSDVNAEAAHAIATQSGAQVVDIETALADRSIGAVLIASSTDTHADLILRAVAAGKAIFCEKPVDLTLARAKACALAVAEAKVTCMIGFQRRFDPTFEALKVRLASGEIGEPEMLVVTSRDPGAPPVSYLKNSGGIFKDMLIHDFDIFRWILEDDAVSISATGSCLSDPTIAEAGDIDSAVVTIRTRRGRLCQINTSRRAAYGYDQRFEVLGSKGMLQAGNHKPTEVVSSTANNVSQDKPEHFFLERYRAAYAREIAHFFDVLINGGTVRTTIDDGVKALALAEAATLSWRENRTIDLSNNAINIQA